In Nicotiana tabacum cultivar K326 chromosome 2, ASM71507v2, whole genome shotgun sequence, the following proteins share a genomic window:
- the LOC107800875 gene encoding protein GRAVITROPIC IN THE LIGHT 1-like isoform X2, producing the protein MMDSVNRSAVTPSKSKLARTFAKVLHIRALTGGTQKHKFTENVKDDAVKNDVAKSELLKKAQFKSFDDEDEKLRQKAATEAFLAKLFANISAVKAAYAQLQFAQSPYNPDGIQCADELVVSELKNLSELKQCFVKKQLDEYSPETTQILAEIQEQKSVLKTYDIMGKKLDSQLKLKESEIMFLRETLIEANKENKLLEKRLNSSGPVSALDNLHFSSLSPSHFIMFLRQTIRSIRSFVRLLSKEMLAAGWNLDAAASSIEPDIEFLKANDICYAFESFVCREMFDGFNYPNFSISTEPLPEQKKRPRLFFDRFMELRSVKPADYLAWKPKSTFARFCRAKYLKLIHPKIEESIFGNVNQRNILNSAEYPESTFFSTFSEMAKRIWLLHCLAFSFDPVAAVFQVSRGCRFSDVYMESVNEEAFLSWDGSPETEPTVGFTVVPGFKIGKTVVQCQVYLC; encoded by the exons Atg ATGGATTCTGTAAATCGGTCTGCTGTGACCCCGAGTAAGAGCAAATTGGCTCGCACTTTTGCTAAGGTCCTGCACATTAGAGCTCTGACAGGAGGAACTCAGAAGCACAAATTCACTGAAAATGTCAAGGATGATGCAGTAAAGAATGATGTAGCGAAGAGCGAGCTACTCAAGAAAGCACAGTTCAAATcctttgatgatgaagatgaaaaGCTGAGACAGAAAGCAGCTACAGAAGCTTTTCTTGCCAAGCTGTTTGCAAACATCTCAGCTGTTAAAGCGGCATATGCCCAATTGCAGTTTGCTCAGTCTCCGTATAACCCTGATGGGATTCAATGTGCTGATGAGTTGGTGGTATCCGAGCTGAAAAACTTGTCTGAATTGAAACAGTGCTTTGTGAAGAAGCAGTTGGATGAGTATTCCCCAGAAACCACTCAGATTTTGGCTGAAATTCAGGAGCAGAAAAGCGTTTTAAAGACGTATGATATCATGGGAAAGAAGTTGGATTCACAGCTCAAACTCAAGGAATCAGAAATTATGTTTCTCAGAGAGACATTGATCGAGGCTAATAAAGAAAACAAGCTGCTTGAGAAAAGGTTGAACTCCAGTGGACCGGTGTCTGCTCTGGACAATCTTCACTTTTCAAGCTTGAGCCCTAGCCATTTTATCATGTTCCTCCGGCAGACAATTAGGTCGATTCGAAGTTTTGTTAGGTTGCTCAGCAAGGAGATGTTAGCTGCTGGGTGGAACTTAGATGCTGCGGCCAGTTCCATCGAACCTGATATAGAGTTCCTGAAAGCAAATGACATATGTTATGCTTTTGAATCATTCGTTTGCCGGGAGATGTTTGATGGTTTCAATTATCCTAACTTTTCAATCTCAACTGAGCCCCTGCCCGAGCAAAAGAAGAGGCCAAGGTTGTTTTTCGACAGATTCATGGAGCTAAGATCTGTTAAACCAGCAGATTACTTAGCTTGGAAACCCAAATCAACATTTGCAAGATTCTGTCGTGCTAAGTACTTGAAACTAATCCACCCCAAGATTGAAGAGTCCATTTTTGGCAACGTGAATCAAAGAAACATACTCAATTCGGCTGAGTATCCGGAGTCAACATTCTTCTCGACATTTAGTGAAATGGCCAAGCGCATTTGGTTGCTACACTGTCTGGCTTTCTCCTTCGATCCCGTAGCTGCAGTCTTTCAAGTTAGCAGAGGGTGTCGGTTTTCGGATGTTTACATGGAGAGTGTGAACGAAGAGGCATTCTTGTCATGGGACGGATCACCTGAAACTGAACCGACTGTAGGTTTCACGGTGGTTCCAGGGTTCAAGATTGGTAAAACTGTTGTTCAGTGTCAAGTTTACCTATGTTGA
- the LOC107800875 gene encoding protein GRAVITROPIC IN THE LIGHT 1-like isoform X1, with translation MNYESITGICYMAPACSCVVTRLKFQIFGRALATFLYIININLAHKRRLESCTPINFLMDSVNRSAVTPSKSKLARTFAKVLHIRALTGGTQKHKFTENVKDDAVKNDVAKSELLKKAQFKSFDDEDEKLRQKAATEAFLAKLFANISAVKAAYAQLQFAQSPYNPDGIQCADELVVSELKNLSELKQCFVKKQLDEYSPETTQILAEIQEQKSVLKTYDIMGKKLDSQLKLKESEIMFLRETLIEANKENKLLEKRLNSSGPVSALDNLHFSSLSPSHFIMFLRQTIRSIRSFVRLLSKEMLAAGWNLDAAASSIEPDIEFLKANDICYAFESFVCREMFDGFNYPNFSISTEPLPEQKKRPRLFFDRFMELRSVKPADYLAWKPKSTFARFCRAKYLKLIHPKIEESIFGNVNQRNILNSAEYPESTFFSTFSEMAKRIWLLHCLAFSFDPVAAVFQVSRGCRFSDVYMESVNEEAFLSWDGSPETEPTVGFTVVPGFKIGKTVVQCQVYLC, from the exons ATGAATTATGAGTCTATAACTGGGATATGCTACATGGCCCCTGCCTGTTCATGCGTGGTGACACGTCTAAAGTTTCAAATTTTTGGAAGGGCACTCGCTACTTTTCTCTACATTATTAATATTAATTTAGCACACAAACGTAGGCTTGAGTCCTGTACTCCGATTAATTTTTTG ATGGATTCTGTAAATCGGTCTGCTGTGACCCCGAGTAAGAGCAAATTGGCTCGCACTTTTGCTAAGGTCCTGCACATTAGAGCTCTGACAGGAGGAACTCAGAAGCACAAATTCACTGAAAATGTCAAGGATGATGCAGTAAAGAATGATGTAGCGAAGAGCGAGCTACTCAAGAAAGCACAGTTCAAATcctttgatgatgaagatgaaaaGCTGAGACAGAAAGCAGCTACAGAAGCTTTTCTTGCCAAGCTGTTTGCAAACATCTCAGCTGTTAAAGCGGCATATGCCCAATTGCAGTTTGCTCAGTCTCCGTATAACCCTGATGGGATTCAATGTGCTGATGAGTTGGTGGTATCCGAGCTGAAAAACTTGTCTGAATTGAAACAGTGCTTTGTGAAGAAGCAGTTGGATGAGTATTCCCCAGAAACCACTCAGATTTTGGCTGAAATTCAGGAGCAGAAAAGCGTTTTAAAGACGTATGATATCATGGGAAAGAAGTTGGATTCACAGCTCAAACTCAAGGAATCAGAAATTATGTTTCTCAGAGAGACATTGATCGAGGCTAATAAAGAAAACAAGCTGCTTGAGAAAAGGTTGAACTCCAGTGGACCGGTGTCTGCTCTGGACAATCTTCACTTTTCAAGCTTGAGCCCTAGCCATTTTATCATGTTCCTCCGGCAGACAATTAGGTCGATTCGAAGTTTTGTTAGGTTGCTCAGCAAGGAGATGTTAGCTGCTGGGTGGAACTTAGATGCTGCGGCCAGTTCCATCGAACCTGATATAGAGTTCCTGAAAGCAAATGACATATGTTATGCTTTTGAATCATTCGTTTGCCGGGAGATGTTTGATGGTTTCAATTATCCTAACTTTTCAATCTCAACTGAGCCCCTGCCCGAGCAAAAGAAGAGGCCAAGGTTGTTTTTCGACAGATTCATGGAGCTAAGATCTGTTAAACCAGCAGATTACTTAGCTTGGAAACCCAAATCAACATTTGCAAGATTCTGTCGTGCTAAGTACTTGAAACTAATCCACCCCAAGATTGAAGAGTCCATTTTTGGCAACGTGAATCAAAGAAACATACTCAATTCGGCTGAGTATCCGGAGTCAACATTCTTCTCGACATTTAGTGAAATGGCCAAGCGCATTTGGTTGCTACACTGTCTGGCTTTCTCCTTCGATCCCGTAGCTGCAGTCTTTCAAGTTAGCAGAGGGTGTCGGTTTTCGGATGTTTACATGGAGAGTGTGAACGAAGAGGCATTCTTGTCATGGGACGGATCACCTGAAACTGAACCGACTGTAGGTTTCACGGTGGTTCCAGGGTTCAAGATTGGTAAAACTGTTGTTCAGTGTCAAGTTTACCTATGTTGA
- the LOC107800875 gene encoding protein GRAVITROPIC IN THE LIGHT 1-like isoform X3: MDSVNRSAVTPSKSKLARTFAKVLHIRALTGGTQKHKFTENVKDDAVKNDVAKSELLKKAQFKSFDDEDEKLRQKAATEAFLAKLFANISAVKAAYAQLQFAQSPYNPDGIQCADELVVSELKNLSELKQCFVKKQLDEYSPETTQILAEIQEQKSVLKTYDIMGKKLDSQLKLKESEIMFLRETLIEANKENKLLEKRLNSSGPVSALDNLHFSSLSPSHFIMFLRQTIRSIRSFVRLLSKEMLAAGWNLDAAASSIEPDIEFLKANDICYAFESFVCREMFDGFNYPNFSISTEPLPEQKKRPRLFFDRFMELRSVKPADYLAWKPKSTFARFCRAKYLKLIHPKIEESIFGNVNQRNILNSAEYPESTFFSTFSEMAKRIWLLHCLAFSFDPVAAVFQVSRGCRFSDVYMESVNEEAFLSWDGSPETEPTVGFTVVPGFKIGKTVVQCQVYLC; the protein is encoded by the coding sequence ATGGATTCTGTAAATCGGTCTGCTGTGACCCCGAGTAAGAGCAAATTGGCTCGCACTTTTGCTAAGGTCCTGCACATTAGAGCTCTGACAGGAGGAACTCAGAAGCACAAATTCACTGAAAATGTCAAGGATGATGCAGTAAAGAATGATGTAGCGAAGAGCGAGCTACTCAAGAAAGCACAGTTCAAATcctttgatgatgaagatgaaaaGCTGAGACAGAAAGCAGCTACAGAAGCTTTTCTTGCCAAGCTGTTTGCAAACATCTCAGCTGTTAAAGCGGCATATGCCCAATTGCAGTTTGCTCAGTCTCCGTATAACCCTGATGGGATTCAATGTGCTGATGAGTTGGTGGTATCCGAGCTGAAAAACTTGTCTGAATTGAAACAGTGCTTTGTGAAGAAGCAGTTGGATGAGTATTCCCCAGAAACCACTCAGATTTTGGCTGAAATTCAGGAGCAGAAAAGCGTTTTAAAGACGTATGATATCATGGGAAAGAAGTTGGATTCACAGCTCAAACTCAAGGAATCAGAAATTATGTTTCTCAGAGAGACATTGATCGAGGCTAATAAAGAAAACAAGCTGCTTGAGAAAAGGTTGAACTCCAGTGGACCGGTGTCTGCTCTGGACAATCTTCACTTTTCAAGCTTGAGCCCTAGCCATTTTATCATGTTCCTCCGGCAGACAATTAGGTCGATTCGAAGTTTTGTTAGGTTGCTCAGCAAGGAGATGTTAGCTGCTGGGTGGAACTTAGATGCTGCGGCCAGTTCCATCGAACCTGATATAGAGTTCCTGAAAGCAAATGACATATGTTATGCTTTTGAATCATTCGTTTGCCGGGAGATGTTTGATGGTTTCAATTATCCTAACTTTTCAATCTCAACTGAGCCCCTGCCCGAGCAAAAGAAGAGGCCAAGGTTGTTTTTCGACAGATTCATGGAGCTAAGATCTGTTAAACCAGCAGATTACTTAGCTTGGAAACCCAAATCAACATTTGCAAGATTCTGTCGTGCTAAGTACTTGAAACTAATCCACCCCAAGATTGAAGAGTCCATTTTTGGCAACGTGAATCAAAGAAACATACTCAATTCGGCTGAGTATCCGGAGTCAACATTCTTCTCGACATTTAGTGAAATGGCCAAGCGCATTTGGTTGCTACACTGTCTGGCTTTCTCCTTCGATCCCGTAGCTGCAGTCTTTCAAGTTAGCAGAGGGTGTCGGTTTTCGGATGTTTACATGGAGAGTGTGAACGAAGAGGCATTCTTGTCATGGGACGGATCACCTGAAACTGAACCGACTGTAGGTTTCACGGTGGTTCCAGGGTTCAAGATTGGTAAAACTGTTGTTCAGTGTCAAGTTTACCTATGTTGA